One genomic window of Novosphingobium aureum includes the following:
- a CDS encoding DPP IV N-terminal domain-containing protein → MPDWQFRRPFLGLALALSTALALPLAAANAHGQASAAQLERSVHLRESWQYLTRDVAWPANWTPDGKAFAYRRTVEGGFAFELVSLDGLGRSAPFDHARLAEALGKALGKPIEPLRLPFTEFTYADAERSAIRFGLDYEPWECSLADYTCRKLAFPGRPRGFGVVRDLTVPADNHPRVSPDGKWSAQVEDDNLVVRSAGGKVVQVRSVDGTPGNFYDPETIAWSPDSGHLMIYRVNPGYARHVLRVAAAPEDSLQPQLRSQLYPKPGDAIDQEQPVLFDVASGKQTVIDNTLFPNPYELSTPRWRADGASAEFDYVRRGFQQARVIAVDAQTGAAHAAVTENAKTFVYADRRFVHDVDGLGKEIIWASERDGWNHLYRFDGRTGKVLNQITKGDWVVREVVRVDDEARQIWFAASGMNPGEDPYFIHYYRIDFDGKNLVALTPEKANHTARFSPDMQYFVDTYSRVDLPTVSVLRRASDGSAVATISKGDITRLVAAGFKAPEPFVAKGRDGKTDIWGLVVRPTNYDPSRTYPVIENIYAGPHDSFVPKTFWPFGYHSGGDKVMGMQMLADLGFIVVQIDGMGTANRSKAFHDVAWKDLADSGFPDRIAWHRALAAKNPSYDISRVGIYGASAGGQSTLNALLFHGDFYKAGFAMAGCFDNRMDKISWNEQWLGWPVDASYTAASGVEHADKLTGKLFLLWGEQDSNVDPASSMQVVDALVKAGKDFDMLVVPGEEHSVGRSSGPIDYVNRRMFRFFTEALEQGE, encoded by the coding sequence ATGCCCGACTGGCAATTCCGCCGCCCGTTCCTCGGACTGGCACTCGCGCTTTCGACGGCGCTCGCCCTGCCGCTTGCCGCAGCCAATGCCCACGGGCAGGCGAGTGCGGCGCAGCTAGAGCGTTCGGTGCACTTGCGCGAGAGCTGGCAATACCTGACGCGCGACGTGGCCTGGCCGGCCAACTGGACGCCGGACGGCAAGGCCTTCGCCTATCGCAGGACCGTCGAGGGCGGGTTCGCCTTCGAACTTGTCAGCCTCGATGGACTGGGCCGGTCCGCGCCCTTCGACCATGCGCGGCTCGCCGAGGCACTGGGCAAGGCGCTGGGCAAGCCCATCGAGCCACTGCGGCTTCCCTTCACCGAATTCACTTACGCCGATGCCGAGCGCAGTGCGATCCGCTTCGGGCTCGACTACGAGCCCTGGGAGTGCTCGCTGGCCGACTACACCTGCCGCAAGCTCGCGTTTCCCGGTCGCCCGCGTGGCTTCGGTGTCGTGCGCGATCTGACCGTGCCTGCCGACAATCACCCGCGCGTCTCGCCCGACGGCAAGTGGAGCGCGCAGGTCGAGGACGACAACCTCGTCGTGCGCAGCGCGGGAGGCAAGGTCGTGCAGGTGCGCAGCGTCGACGGCACGCCGGGCAACTTCTACGATCCCGAGACAATCGCCTGGTCGCCCGACAGCGGTCACCTGATGATCTACCGCGTGAACCCGGGCTATGCGCGCCACGTGCTGCGCGTCGCGGCAGCGCCCGAAGACAGCCTCCAGCCGCAGCTGCGCAGCCAGCTCTATCCCAAGCCCGGCGATGCGATCGACCAGGAACAGCCCGTCCTCTTCGACGTTGCCAGCGGCAAGCAGACGGTGATCGACAACACGCTGTTTCCCAACCCCTACGAGCTGTCGACGCCGCGCTGGCGCGCCGATGGTGCCAGCGCCGAGTTCGACTACGTGCGCCGTGGCTTCCAGCAGGCACGCGTGATCGCGGTCGATGCGCAGACCGGCGCGGCCCATGCCGCTGTGACCGAGAACGCGAAGACCTTCGTCTACGCCGACCGCCGCTTCGTCCATGACGTCGACGGGCTGGGCAAGGAGATCATCTGGGCATCGGAGCGTGACGGGTGGAACCACCTCTACCGCTTCGACGGCAGGACCGGGAAGGTCCTGAACCAGATCACGAAGGGCGACTGGGTCGTGCGCGAGGTCGTGCGTGTCGACGACGAGGCCCGTCAGATCTGGTTCGCGGCGAGCGGGATGAACCCGGGTGAGGACCCTTACTTCATTCACTATTACCGCATCGACTTCGATGGAAAGAACCTCGTTGCGCTGACGCCGGAGAAGGCCAACCACACCGCGCGCTTTTCGCCCGACATGCAGTATTTCGTGGATACCTATTCGCGCGTCGACCTGCCTACGGTGAGCGTGCTTCGCCGCGCTTCGGACGGTTCGGCCGTGGCGACGATCAGCAAGGGCGACATCACCCGCCTCGTCGCCGCCGGCTTCAAGGCGCCCGAGCCCTTCGTCGCCAAGGGGCGCGATGGCAAGACCGACATCTGGGGCCTCGTCGTTCGCCCGACGAACTACGATCCCTCCAGGACGTACCCTGTGATCGAGAACATCTACGCCGGCCCTCACGACAGCTTCGTGCCCAAGACCTTCTGGCCCTTCGGCTACCATTCGGGCGGCGACAAGGTGATGGGCATGCAGATGCTCGCAGACCTCGGCTTCATCGTCGTCCAGATCGACGGGATGGGGACCGCCAACCGCTCCAAGGCGTTCCACGACGTCGCATGGAAGGATCTTGCCGATTCCGGCTTCCCCGACCGCATCGCATGGCATCGCGCGCTGGCGGCGAAGAATCCTTCCTACGACATCTCGCGCGTCGGCATATACGGCGCCTCGGCGGGCGGGCAGAGCACGCTCAACGCGCTTCTCTTCCACGGCGACTTCTACAAGGCAGGCTTCGCCATGGCGGGCTGCTTCGACAACCGCATGGACAAGATCAGCTGGAATGAGCAGTGGCTCGGCTGGCCGGTCGATGCCTCCTACACGGCCGCCTCGGGCGTCGAACATGCCGACAAGCTCACCGGCAAGCTGTTTCTTCTGTGGGGCGAGCAGGACAGCAACGTCGATCCCGCATCCTCGATGCAGGTCGTCGATGCGCTGGTGAAGGCGGGCAAGGATTTCGACATGCTGGTCGTGCCCGGCGAGGAGCATTCCGTGGGCCGTTCGAGCGGACCGATCGACTACGTCAATCGCCGGATGTTCCGCTTCTTCACCGAGGCGCTCGAACAGGGCGAGTGA
- a CDS encoding glycoside hydrolase family 27 protein encodes MSRILVTAAALAGSALSLAATPSLAKTPFDGTWLFDEAPDRPGVTMMQVRSQGEAIEGEVTTLWYGPVEMRNARLENGTLTFEANNINDWDNPTQTWHVAMQDGKVRLTGKIWFSDIDETGHKGTKADARARAFQFTQLPAMGAPIPGKLAPTPPMGWSSWNKFDEHIDDATVRAMADAMVATGLRDAGYTYVNIDDGWQGKRDANGVLQPNAKFPDMKALTDYVHSKGLKIGIYSSQGPRTCAGYEGSYGHVQQDAQTFADWGFDYLKYDLCSGEWFYNDRDTVVRSYYEMGKALRDTGRDILFSLCEYGRFDVGEWGRDVGGELWRTTGDITDDFETMAKIGFDHNGKPSHAGPNGWNDPDMLEIGNGGMSAEEYRTHMTLWAMSAAPLMMGHDLRETSPEMLAILTNPRVIAIDQDARGVQGKAVRKQGTSEVWTKPLADGGVALALFNRSDAPVTMPVSLEGTGLAKVGKVENLWSGETSTSLPASVEVPAHGTVAFRVSR; translated from the coding sequence GCTCTTCGATGAAGCCCCGGACCGTCCGGGCGTGACGATGATGCAGGTGCGCTCGCAAGGCGAAGCGATCGAGGGCGAGGTCACGACCTTGTGGTACGGCCCGGTCGAGATGCGCAATGCCCGGCTCGAGAACGGCACGCTCACCTTCGAGGCCAACAACATCAACGACTGGGACAATCCCACCCAGACCTGGCACGTGGCGATGCAGGACGGCAAGGTGCGCCTTACCGGCAAGATCTGGTTCAGCGACATCGACGAGACGGGTCACAAGGGGACCAAGGCCGACGCCAGGGCGCGCGCCTTCCAGTTCACGCAGCTGCCCGCGATGGGTGCGCCGATCCCGGGCAAGCTCGCCCCCACCCCGCCGATGGGCTGGTCGAGCTGGAACAAGTTCGACGAGCACATCGACGATGCGACCGTGCGCGCGATGGCCGACGCGATGGTCGCCACGGGCCTGCGCGATGCAGGCTACACTTACGTCAACATCGACGATGGCTGGCAGGGCAAGCGCGATGCAAACGGCGTCCTCCAGCCCAATGCCAAGTTCCCCGACATGAAGGCGCTGACCGACTACGTCCACTCGAAGGGCCTGAAGATCGGCATCTACTCCTCGCAGGGCCCGCGCACCTGTGCCGGCTACGAAGGCAGCTACGGCCACGTGCAGCAGGACGCGCAGACCTTCGCCGACTGGGGCTTCGACTACCTCAAGTACGACCTGTGCTCGGGCGAATGGTTCTACAACGACCGCGATACCGTGGTGCGCAGCTACTACGAGATGGGCAAGGCGCTGCGCGACACGGGCCGCGACATCCTGTTCTCGCTGTGCGAATACGGCCGCTTCGACGTGGGCGAATGGGGCCGCGACGTAGGCGGTGAACTGTGGCGCACCACCGGCGACATCACCGACGACTTCGAGACCATGGCCAAGATCGGTTTCGATCACAACGGCAAGCCCTCCCATGCCGGCCCCAACGGCTGGAACGACCCGGACATGCTCGAGATCGGCAACGGCGGGATGAGCGCCGAGGAATACCGCACCCACATGACCTTGTGGGCGATGTCGGCGGCCCCGCTGATGATGGGCCACGACCTGCGCGAGACGAGCCCCGAAATGCTCGCCATCCTCACCAATCCGCGCGTCATCGCCATCGACCAGGATGCGCGCGGCGTGCAGGGCAAGGCCGTGCGCAAGCAGGGTACCAGCGAGGTCTGGACAAAGCCGCTCGCCGACGGCGGCGTTGCGCTCGCCCTGTTCAACCGCTCGGATGCGCCGGTCACGATGCCGGTCAGCCTCGAGGGCACCGGCCTCGCCAAGGTCGGCAAGGTCGAGAACCTGTGGAGCGGCGAGACCAGCACCAGCCTGCCCGCCTCGGTCGAGGTGCCTGCGCACGGCACCGTCGCCTTCAGGGTGAGCCGCTGA